From the Vidua chalybeata isolate OUT-0048 chromosome 28, bVidCha1 merged haplotype, whole genome shotgun sequence genome, one window contains:
- the LMAN2L gene encoding VIP36-like protein isoform X3 encodes MAAAGRWRAGLAVLAVVLGLGGAAAEQTEEHLKREHSLSKPYQGVGSASSGLWDLLGNAMVMTQFIRLTPDVQSKQGAVWNRVPCYLRDWEMQVHFKIHGQGKKNLNGDGFAIWYTKDRMQPGPVFGSKDNFLGLGVFVDTYPNEEKQQEAQKRRYSPGNQRVFPYISAMVNNGSLTYDHDRDGRPTELGGCTAMVRNLNHDTFLVIRYVKRRLTVLIDIDGKHEWRDCIDVPGVRLPRGYYFGTSSVTGDLSDNHDIISLKLYQLTVERTPEEEKRDREVFLPVVDNLRLPGMEAPLEPMSGLALFLIVFFSLVALVFAIVIGIILYNKWQEQSRKHFY; translated from the exons atggcggcggcgggccGGTGGCGGGCCGGGCTGGCCGTGCTGGCCGTGGTGCTGGGGCtcggcggggcggcggccgaGCAGACCGAGGAGCACCTCAAACGGGAGCACTCGCTGTCCAAACCGTACCAGG GTGTGGGCTCGGCCAGCTCGGGGCTGTGGGACCTGCTGGGCAACGCCATGGTCATGACGCAGTTCATCCGCCTCACCCCCGACGTGCAGAGCAAGCAGGGAGCCGTGTGGAACCGGGTG ccctgttACCTGCGGGACTGGGAGATGCAGGTGCACTTCAAGATCCACGGGCAAGGCAAGAAGAACCTCAACGGAGACGGTTTCGCCATCTGGTACACCAAGGACAGGATGCAGCCGG gACCTGTTTTTGGGAGCAAGGACAacttcctggggctgggagtgtTCGTGGACACGTATCCCAAcgaggagaagcagcaggag GCTCAGAAGAGGAGGTACAGCCCTGGAAACCAG CGCGTGTTCCCCTACATCTCGGCCATGGTGAACAACGGCTCGCTGACCTACGACCACGACCGCGACGGGCGCCCCACCGAGCTGGGCGGCTGCACCGCCATGGTGCGCAACCTCAACCACGACACCTTCCTGGTCATCCGCTACGTCAAGAGGAGGCTCACG GTGCTGATCGACATCGACGGCAAGCACGAGTGGCGGGATTGCATCGACGTGCCCGGCGTGCGGTTGCCCCGTGGCTACTACTTCGGGACGTCCTCGGTCACCGGGGACCTGTCAG acaaCCACGACATCATCTCGCTGAAGCTGTACCAGCTGACGGTGGAGCGGACGCCGGAGGAGGAAAAACGGGATCGGGAAGTTTTCCTGCCCGTGGTGGACAACCTCAGGCTGCCAGGAA TGGAGGCGCCGCTGGAGCCCATGAGCGGCCTGGCCCTGTTCCTCATCGTCTTCTTCTCGCTGGTGGCCCTCGTCTTCGCCATCGTCATTGGCATCATCCTCTACAACaagtggcaggagcagagccgCAAGCACTTCTACTGA
- the LMAN2L gene encoding VIP36-like protein isoform X4, translating to MAAAGRWRAGLAVLAVVLGLGGAAAEQTEEHLKREHSLSKPYQGVGSASSGLWDLLGNAMVMTQFIRLTPDVQSKQGAVWNRVPCYLRDWEMQVHFKIHGQGKKNLNGDGFAIWYTKDRMQPGPVFGSKDNFLGLGVFVDTYPNEEKQQERVFPYISAMVNNGSLTYDHDRDGRPTELGGCTAMVRNLNHDTFLVIRYVKRRLTVLIDIDGKHEWRDCIDVPGVRLPRGYYFGTSSVTGDLSDNHDIISLKLYQLTVERTPEEEKRDREVFLPVVDNLRLPGMEAPLEPMSGLALFLIVFFSLVALVFAIVIGIILYNKWQEQSRKHFY from the exons atggcggcggcgggccGGTGGCGGGCCGGGCTGGCCGTGCTGGCCGTGGTGCTGGGGCtcggcggggcggcggccgaGCAGACCGAGGAGCACCTCAAACGGGAGCACTCGCTGTCCAAACCGTACCAGG GTGTGGGCTCGGCCAGCTCGGGGCTGTGGGACCTGCTGGGCAACGCCATGGTCATGACGCAGTTCATCCGCCTCACCCCCGACGTGCAGAGCAAGCAGGGAGCCGTGTGGAACCGGGTG ccctgttACCTGCGGGACTGGGAGATGCAGGTGCACTTCAAGATCCACGGGCAAGGCAAGAAGAACCTCAACGGAGACGGTTTCGCCATCTGGTACACCAAGGACAGGATGCAGCCGG gACCTGTTTTTGGGAGCAAGGACAacttcctggggctgggagtgtTCGTGGACACGTATCCCAAcgaggagaagcagcaggag CGCGTGTTCCCCTACATCTCGGCCATGGTGAACAACGGCTCGCTGACCTACGACCACGACCGCGACGGGCGCCCCACCGAGCTGGGCGGCTGCACCGCCATGGTGCGCAACCTCAACCACGACACCTTCCTGGTCATCCGCTACGTCAAGAGGAGGCTCACG GTGCTGATCGACATCGACGGCAAGCACGAGTGGCGGGATTGCATCGACGTGCCCGGCGTGCGGTTGCCCCGTGGCTACTACTTCGGGACGTCCTCGGTCACCGGGGACCTGTCAG acaaCCACGACATCATCTCGCTGAAGCTGTACCAGCTGACGGTGGAGCGGACGCCGGAGGAGGAAAAACGGGATCGGGAAGTTTTCCTGCCCGTGGTGGACAACCTCAGGCTGCCAGGAA TGGAGGCGCCGCTGGAGCCCATGAGCGGCCTGGCCCTGTTCCTCATCGTCTTCTTCTCGCTGGTGGCCCTCGTCTTCGCCATCGTCATTGGCATCATCCTCTACAACaagtggcaggagcagagccgCAAGCACTTCTACTGA
- the LMAN2L gene encoding VIP36-like protein isoform X2: protein MAAAGRWRAGLAVLAVVLGLGGAAAEQTEEHLKREHSLSKPYQGVGSASSGLWDLLGNAMVMTQFIRLTPDVQSKQGAVWNRVPCYLRDWEMQVHFKIHGQGKKNLNGDGFAIWYTKDRMQPGPVFGSKDNFLGLGVFVDTYPNEEKQQERVFPYISAMVNNGSLTYDHDRDGRPTELGGCTAMVRNLNHDTFLVIRYVKRRLTVLIDIDGKHEWRDCIDVPGVRLPRGYYFGTSSVTGDLSDNHDIISLKLYQLTVERTPEEEKRDREVFLPVVDNLRLPGMEAPLEPMSGLALFLIPKSQTPDPKPQTPNPPEPQLQQFLLVWTSPSSPRIKPQKIPKSQNSKTPNPKNPKPQNPQIPIPVPAVEGP, encoded by the exons atggcggcggcgggccGGTGGCGGGCCGGGCTGGCCGTGCTGGCCGTGGTGCTGGGGCtcggcggggcggcggccgaGCAGACCGAGGAGCACCTCAAACGGGAGCACTCGCTGTCCAAACCGTACCAGG GTGTGGGCTCGGCCAGCTCGGGGCTGTGGGACCTGCTGGGCAACGCCATGGTCATGACGCAGTTCATCCGCCTCACCCCCGACGTGCAGAGCAAGCAGGGAGCCGTGTGGAACCGGGTG ccctgttACCTGCGGGACTGGGAGATGCAGGTGCACTTCAAGATCCACGGGCAAGGCAAGAAGAACCTCAACGGAGACGGTTTCGCCATCTGGTACACCAAGGACAGGATGCAGCCGG gACCTGTTTTTGGGAGCAAGGACAacttcctggggctgggagtgtTCGTGGACACGTATCCCAAcgaggagaagcagcaggag CGCGTGTTCCCCTACATCTCGGCCATGGTGAACAACGGCTCGCTGACCTACGACCACGACCGCGACGGGCGCCCCACCGAGCTGGGCGGCTGCACCGCCATGGTGCGCAACCTCAACCACGACACCTTCCTGGTCATCCGCTACGTCAAGAGGAGGCTCACG GTGCTGATCGACATCGACGGCAAGCACGAGTGGCGGGATTGCATCGACGTGCCCGGCGTGCGGTTGCCCCGTGGCTACTACTTCGGGACGTCCTCGGTCACCGGGGACCTGTCAG acaaCCACGACATCATCTCGCTGAAGCTGTACCAGCTGACGGTGGAGCGGACGCCGGAGGAGGAAAAACGGGATCGGGAAGTTTTCCTGCCCGTGGTGGACAACCTCAGGCTGCCAGGAA TGGAGGCGCCGCTGGAGCCCATGAGCGGCCTGGCCCTGTTCctcatccccaaatcccaaactcctgaccccaaaccccaaactccaAATCCCCCAGAACCCCAACTTCAACAATTCCTGCTGGTCTGGACCAGCCCCTCCTCCCCaagaataaaaccccaaaaaattccaaaatcccaaaattccaaaaccccaaatcccaaaaatcccaaaccccaaaatccccaaatcccaatccctgTTCCCGCAGTGGAGGGCCCATGA
- the LMAN2L gene encoding VIP36-like protein isoform X1 has product MAAAGRWRAGLAVLAVVLGLGGAAAEQTEEHLKREHSLSKPYQGVGSASSGLWDLLGNAMVMTQFIRLTPDVQSKQGAVWNRVPCYLRDWEMQVHFKIHGQGKKNLNGDGFAIWYTKDRMQPGPVFGSKDNFLGLGVFVDTYPNEEKQQEAQKRRYSPGNQRVFPYISAMVNNGSLTYDHDRDGRPTELGGCTAMVRNLNHDTFLVIRYVKRRLTVLIDIDGKHEWRDCIDVPGVRLPRGYYFGTSSVTGDLSDNHDIISLKLYQLTVERTPEEEKRDREVFLPVVDNLRLPGMEAPLEPMSGLALFLIPKSQTPDPKPQTPNPPEPQLQQFLLVWTSPSSPRIKPQKIPKSQNSKTPNPKNPKPQNPQIPIPVPAVEGP; this is encoded by the exons atggcggcggcgggccGGTGGCGGGCCGGGCTGGCCGTGCTGGCCGTGGTGCTGGGGCtcggcggggcggcggccgaGCAGACCGAGGAGCACCTCAAACGGGAGCACTCGCTGTCCAAACCGTACCAGG GTGTGGGCTCGGCCAGCTCGGGGCTGTGGGACCTGCTGGGCAACGCCATGGTCATGACGCAGTTCATCCGCCTCACCCCCGACGTGCAGAGCAAGCAGGGAGCCGTGTGGAACCGGGTG ccctgttACCTGCGGGACTGGGAGATGCAGGTGCACTTCAAGATCCACGGGCAAGGCAAGAAGAACCTCAACGGAGACGGTTTCGCCATCTGGTACACCAAGGACAGGATGCAGCCGG gACCTGTTTTTGGGAGCAAGGACAacttcctggggctgggagtgtTCGTGGACACGTATCCCAAcgaggagaagcagcaggag GCTCAGAAGAGGAGGTACAGCCCTGGAAACCAG CGCGTGTTCCCCTACATCTCGGCCATGGTGAACAACGGCTCGCTGACCTACGACCACGACCGCGACGGGCGCCCCACCGAGCTGGGCGGCTGCACCGCCATGGTGCGCAACCTCAACCACGACACCTTCCTGGTCATCCGCTACGTCAAGAGGAGGCTCACG GTGCTGATCGACATCGACGGCAAGCACGAGTGGCGGGATTGCATCGACGTGCCCGGCGTGCGGTTGCCCCGTGGCTACTACTTCGGGACGTCCTCGGTCACCGGGGACCTGTCAG acaaCCACGACATCATCTCGCTGAAGCTGTACCAGCTGACGGTGGAGCGGACGCCGGAGGAGGAAAAACGGGATCGGGAAGTTTTCCTGCCCGTGGTGGACAACCTCAGGCTGCCAGGAA TGGAGGCGCCGCTGGAGCCCATGAGCGGCCTGGCCCTGTTCctcatccccaaatcccaaactcctgaccccaaaccccaaactccaAATCCCCCAGAACCCCAACTTCAACAATTCCTGCTGGTCTGGACCAGCCCCTCCTCCCCaagaataaaaccccaaaaaattccaaaatcccaaaattccaaaaccccaaatcccaaaaatcccaaaccccaaaatccccaaatcccaatccctgTTCCCGCAGTGGAGGGCCCATGA
- the LMAN2L gene encoding VIP36-like protein isoform X5 encodes MAAAGRWRAGLAVLAVVLGLGGAAAEQTEEHLKREHSLSKPYQGVGSASSGLWDLLGNAMVMTQFIRLTPDVQSKQGAVWNRVPCYLRDWEMQVHFKIHGQGKKNLNGDGFAIWYTKDRMQPGPVFGSKDNFLGLGVFVDTYPNEEKQQEAQKRRYSPGNQVLIDIDGKHEWRDCIDVPGVRLPRGYYFGTSSVTGDLSDNHDIISLKLYQLTVERTPEEEKRDREVFLPVVDNLRLPGMEAPLEPMSGLALFLIPKSQTPDPKPQTPNPPEPQLQQFLLVWTSPSSPRIKPQKIPKSQNSKTPNPKNPKPQNPQIPIPVPAVEGP; translated from the exons atggcggcggcgggccGGTGGCGGGCCGGGCTGGCCGTGCTGGCCGTGGTGCTGGGGCtcggcggggcggcggccgaGCAGACCGAGGAGCACCTCAAACGGGAGCACTCGCTGTCCAAACCGTACCAGG GTGTGGGCTCGGCCAGCTCGGGGCTGTGGGACCTGCTGGGCAACGCCATGGTCATGACGCAGTTCATCCGCCTCACCCCCGACGTGCAGAGCAAGCAGGGAGCCGTGTGGAACCGGGTG ccctgttACCTGCGGGACTGGGAGATGCAGGTGCACTTCAAGATCCACGGGCAAGGCAAGAAGAACCTCAACGGAGACGGTTTCGCCATCTGGTACACCAAGGACAGGATGCAGCCGG gACCTGTTTTTGGGAGCAAGGACAacttcctggggctgggagtgtTCGTGGACACGTATCCCAAcgaggagaagcagcaggag GCTCAGAAGAGGAGGTACAGCCCTGGAAACCAG GTGCTGATCGACATCGACGGCAAGCACGAGTGGCGGGATTGCATCGACGTGCCCGGCGTGCGGTTGCCCCGTGGCTACTACTTCGGGACGTCCTCGGTCACCGGGGACCTGTCAG acaaCCACGACATCATCTCGCTGAAGCTGTACCAGCTGACGGTGGAGCGGACGCCGGAGGAGGAAAAACGGGATCGGGAAGTTTTCCTGCCCGTGGTGGACAACCTCAGGCTGCCAGGAA TGGAGGCGCCGCTGGAGCCCATGAGCGGCCTGGCCCTGTTCctcatccccaaatcccaaactcctgaccccaaaccccaaactccaAATCCCCCAGAACCCCAACTTCAACAATTCCTGCTGGTCTGGACCAGCCCCTCCTCCCCaagaataaaaccccaaaaaattccaaaatcccaaaattccaaaaccccaaatcccaaaaatcccaaaccccaaaatccccaaatcccaatccctgTTCCCGCAGTGGAGGGCCCATGA